The following proteins come from a genomic window of Nitrospira sp.:
- a CDS encoding diaminohydroxyphosphoribosylaminopyrimidine deaminase (5-amino-6-(5-phosphoribosylamino)uracil reductase) → MTLALRLAAKGRGTAHPNPMVGAVVVKRDKIIGQGFHLRPGTPHAEILALRRAGKLAQGATLYVTLEPCCHLKKRTPPCVPEILRSGVRRVVVAMQDPNPSVKGKGAAALRQAGLVVTVGVACSEAEALNKPYCHWMKTGRPYVILKAGMTLDGKLATATGESRWITGERSRREVHQLRGDVDAVLIGLGTVLADDPSLTARTGPRLEQLAPRQPLRIVVDSRLRIPVKAQVLAQQDKAKTIIATTAAASAARRSVLQRKGIEILTLPVLQGRVSLPALLKQLGRRGIMSLLVEGGSEVNAAMLKAQLVDHIRLYVAPLLLGGQNAKGVIGGTSPARLAGAIELRHVVTRSIGNDVVVEGDL, encoded by the coding sequence ATGACTCTGGCCCTTCGCCTGGCGGCGAAGGGCAGGGGGACGGCTCACCCGAATCCGATGGTCGGCGCGGTGGTCGTCAAGCGAGACAAGATCATCGGGCAAGGTTTTCATCTCAGACCCGGCACTCCTCACGCGGAAATTCTCGCGCTACGGCGAGCCGGGAAGCTCGCTCAAGGCGCCACGTTGTACGTGACGCTTGAACCCTGCTGTCATCTCAAGAAGCGGACTCCCCCTTGTGTGCCTGAAATCCTTCGCTCCGGCGTCCGCCGTGTGGTGGTCGCGATGCAGGATCCGAATCCATCGGTAAAGGGAAAAGGTGCCGCAGCGCTTCGGCAGGCTGGACTCGTGGTCACGGTCGGAGTGGCCTGCTCTGAAGCGGAAGCACTGAATAAGCCGTATTGCCATTGGATGAAAACAGGTCGTCCCTATGTGATCCTCAAGGCAGGCATGACGCTTGATGGAAAGCTAGCCACGGCGACAGGCGAGTCGCGATGGATTACCGGTGAACGATCCCGTCGCGAAGTCCATCAACTTCGCGGTGACGTGGATGCCGTTCTCATCGGACTCGGAACAGTTCTGGCTGATGATCCATCACTGACGGCGAGGACAGGACCGCGACTGGAACAATTGGCACCGCGACAGCCTCTTCGGATTGTGGTCGATAGCCGACTGCGCATTCCGGTCAAGGCGCAAGTCTTGGCACAACAAGACAAGGCTAAAACGATTATCGCCACCACTGCAGCAGCATCGGCGGCTCGGCGATCTGTCTTACAAAGGAAAGGCATAGAGATTCTCACCTTGCCTGTCCTGCAGGGCCGTGTTTCGTTGCCCGCTCTCCTCAAGCAGCTGGGCCGGCGCGGTATCATGTCGCTCCTCGTGGAGGGAGGGAGCGAGGTCAATGCGGCGATGCTGAAGGCCCAGTTGGTCGATCATATTCGCCTCTACGTGGCGCCGTTGCTTCTCGGCGGTCAGAATGCCAAGGGGGTGATCGGGGGAACAAGTCCGGCACGACTCGCAGGCGCGATCGAGTTACGACACGTGGTGACGAGGTCCATCGGCAATGATGTTGTGGTGGAAGGAGATCTATGA
- a CDS encoding Pyruvate,phosphate dikinase — translation MAKKYVYYFGDGKAEGTSNMKELLGGKGAGLAEMTNLGISVPPGFTISTEACVEYYRIGKQFPPGMWDATLQALKRVERSMGMGFGNPERPLLVSVRSGARASMPGMMDTVLNVGLTTKTVEGLAAKTRNDRFAQDSYRRFVSMFGSIVMGVPREHFEAILKHKKTEVGVAHETHLDARHLRELVASFKALIKEETKKDFPDEPLEQLRLAINAVFSSWFGARAITYRRLYGIPDSWGTAVNVVAMVFGNMGETSGTGVAFTRSPSSGDRAFFGECLMNAQGEDVVAGIRTPLPVSALSKNVPEAYKELEHTYKKLEKHYRDMLDLEFTIQEGKLYMLQTRVGKRTGIAAVKIAVDMVKEGLISKQEAVQRIGADQLAQYLYPIFDTKEESKSNPLGKGLPAGPGAAAGKIALNPDRAVELKTAGNRVVLVRQETSPDDIHGMNAAAGFLTARGGMTSHAAVVARQMGKVCVAGCEAVEVLDSQTVKIGAKTFKEGDYLSINGSTGNVYEGDIPVVESEIIQVIQGKLDPKQSDKYQRFATILSWADSFRKLRVRANADVPDQANIARGFGAEGIGLCRTEHMFFAEDRIPIMQKMILARTKEEREKYLDQLLPLQKQDFVGLYREMKGYPVTIRLLDPPLHEFLPKREELMVEIAQLELTGNDGAKLEEKRRLLARVEELHEFNPMLGLRGCRLGITMPEITRMQARAIMEAACELAKEGAKIVPEIMIPLVGMVSEMKSQKDLIREVAQETMKRCDIKLPYLIGTMIELPRAAVTAEHIAEEAEFFSFGTNDLTQTTFGFSRDDAAKFIDYYRTVGIMESDPFAVLDREGVGSLMKQAVAGGRQTRSDIKLGICGEHGGDPSSVEFCHELGLDYVSCSPYRVPIARLAAAHAALAEADAEKSKKVATSSRVKSTRTKSSRRRSRVARKAR, via the coding sequence GTGGCAAAGAAATACGTCTACTATTTCGGTGACGGCAAAGCCGAGGGCACGTCGAATATGAAGGAACTGCTCGGCGGAAAGGGCGCTGGATTAGCCGAGATGACCAATTTGGGTATCTCGGTCCCGCCGGGGTTTACGATTTCCACCGAAGCCTGCGTCGAATATTACAGGATCGGCAAACAATTCCCCCCCGGAATGTGGGATGCCACCTTGCAGGCGCTCAAACGCGTGGAACGTTCGATGGGGATGGGATTCGGCAATCCTGAACGGCCGTTGCTGGTTTCTGTCCGATCCGGCGCGCGCGCCTCGATGCCGGGCATGATGGACACGGTATTGAACGTGGGTCTTACGACCAAGACGGTCGAGGGTCTCGCGGCCAAGACCCGCAACGATCGCTTTGCGCAGGACAGTTATCGACGATTTGTGTCGATGTTCGGCAGTATCGTGATGGGTGTGCCGCGCGAGCATTTCGAAGCGATTCTCAAGCACAAGAAGACAGAAGTCGGTGTCGCGCATGAAACCCATTTGGATGCCAGGCACCTCCGCGAATTAGTGGCGAGTTTCAAAGCTCTCATCAAAGAGGAAACGAAAAAAGACTTTCCGGATGAACCGCTGGAACAGCTGCGGCTGGCGATCAATGCGGTATTTTCCTCCTGGTTCGGCGCCCGCGCCATTACCTATCGCCGGTTGTACGGCATTCCCGATTCCTGGGGAACCGCGGTCAACGTGGTGGCGATGGTGTTCGGGAACATGGGAGAAACAAGCGGGACCGGCGTCGCGTTTACGCGAAGCCCGAGTTCCGGGGATCGGGCATTCTTCGGTGAGTGTTTGATGAATGCTCAAGGGGAAGATGTCGTTGCCGGGATCAGAACGCCCCTGCCGGTGAGCGCGTTATCGAAAAACGTTCCGGAAGCCTACAAAGAACTCGAACACACCTATAAGAAGCTCGAGAAACACTACCGGGATATGCTTGACCTCGAATTCACGATCCAGGAGGGCAAGCTCTATATGTTGCAGACCCGTGTCGGGAAGCGGACGGGAATCGCGGCGGTCAAGATCGCGGTCGACATGGTGAAAGAAGGGTTGATCTCAAAACAGGAAGCCGTGCAGCGCATCGGGGCCGACCAACTGGCGCAGTATCTTTACCCGATTTTCGACACAAAGGAAGAGTCGAAATCCAACCCGCTCGGCAAGGGGTTGCCGGCCGGGCCCGGCGCAGCGGCGGGCAAGATTGCATTGAATCCCGACCGTGCGGTTGAACTGAAGACTGCCGGCAATCGCGTCGTGCTCGTCAGGCAGGAGACGAGTCCTGATGATATCCATGGGATGAACGCGGCGGCCGGCTTCTTAACGGCACGCGGCGGGATGACGTCTCATGCAGCCGTGGTGGCGCGGCAGATGGGCAAGGTCTGCGTCGCGGGATGCGAAGCCGTCGAAGTGCTGGATAGTCAGACCGTGAAGATCGGTGCCAAAACGTTTAAGGAAGGAGATTATCTCTCGATTAATGGATCGACCGGCAATGTCTATGAGGGCGATATTCCGGTCGTCGAATCCGAAATTATTCAGGTGATTCAAGGGAAACTCGATCCCAAGCAGTCGGACAAGTATCAACGGTTCGCCACGATTCTGTCCTGGGCCGACAGTTTCCGCAAACTTCGCGTCCGTGCCAACGCCGATGTGCCGGACCAGGCAAATATCGCCAGGGGCTTCGGCGCGGAAGGTATCGGTCTCTGCCGCACGGAACACATGTTCTTTGCCGAAGATCGCATTCCGATCATGCAGAAGATGATCTTGGCCCGAACGAAAGAGGAGCGTGAAAAATACCTGGATCAGTTATTGCCGTTGCAGAAACAAGACTTTGTCGGACTCTACCGAGAGATGAAGGGCTATCCTGTCACGATTCGCTTGCTTGACCCACCGCTCCATGAGTTTTTGCCCAAGCGGGAAGAACTGATGGTTGAAATCGCGCAGCTGGAATTGACGGGCAATGATGGAGCCAAGCTGGAAGAAAAACGGCGGCTCCTCGCCCGAGTGGAAGAACTCCATGAGTTTAACCCGATGCTCGGTCTTCGTGGATGCCGGTTGGGCATTACGATGCCGGAGATTACGCGCATGCAGGCGAGGGCGATCATGGAGGCCGCCTGCGAATTGGCGAAAGAGGGCGCGAAGATTGTACCGGAAATCATGATTCCACTCGTGGGCATGGTCTCGGAGATGAAGTCCCAGAAAGATCTGATCCGTGAAGTGGCCCAGGAAACGATGAAACGCTGTGACATCAAGCTGCCGTACCTGATCGGGACGATGATCGAATTGCCCCGCGCAGCCGTCACTGCCGAACATATCGCCGAAGAAGCCGAATTCTTTTCTTTCGGGACCAACGATTTGACGCAAACGACATTCGGGTTTTCGCGCGATGACGCGGCCAAATTCATCGATTATTATCGAACCGTCGGCATCATGGAGTCCGACCCGTTTGCCGTGTTGGACAGGGAAGGCGTCGGATCGCTGATGAAACAGGCTGTTGCCGGAGGTCGTCAGACGCGATCCGATATCAAACTGGGCATATGCGGAGAGCATGGGGGCGATCCAAGCTCAGTAGAGTTCTGTCATGAACTGGGCCTGGATTATGTGAGTTGTTCTCCGTACCGAGTACCGATCGCCAGGCTGGCCGCCGCCCATGCGGCGCTGGCCGAGGCAGACGCCGAGAAGTCTAAGAAAGTCGCTACTTCGTCACGAGTGAAGTCGACGAGGACCAAATCAAGTCGCCGTCGATCCCGCGTGGCCCGCAAGGCACGGTGA
- a CDS encoding Glycyl-tRNA synthetase beta chain, with protein sequence MATQKKTGRRSAVPKKGKVISSPTVAELLLEIGVEELPYQFIAPALASLKESAERLFNDQRLTFQSVRTMGTPRRLTIVVDGLAARQASMVKEAMGPSKAVAFDQTGQPTRAAIGFAAGQGVAVQELQVRQTPKGEYLFAVKREEGHPAAAVLIDTLPQLVSNLAFPKAMKWNETGVRFARPIRWLVALYGGSVLPIEAAGIKASNQTKGHRVLGGGKWVSIRDAASYIRTLERQGVIVDPQRRRNLIEEQIAAICDKTGFQLNEDEALLDQAVYSTEQPISVIGSFKDAYLDVPEEILITSMKEHQGFFSLRQKNTGKLAAHFIAVVNNRAKDMALIREGNERVLAARLADAKFFFDEDRKVRLEERTKKLGGVTFHRKLGTMAQKQERVRKLAGFIVGLLYPGQDELRQVCNRAASLSKTDLVTGIVGEFPELQGIMGGEYARHDGESAAVAHAIREQYLPKAIEGELPTTPAGQILSLADRLDTIAAFFHVGIVPTGSEDPFALRRHATAIVRIILEANLRMDLSQYITHSRNLISDDGFKGLPDSAQQGVRRTTEFILDRVRHYGRMIHRLRDDIVDAVLQPVRDKPLDLVDLVQKMRALEAVTKKPEFDPLIVGFKRTHRLVEKEQWERRSVDAAMFQHPSELALHKAVSDERGRMGSALEMGDYDKALDSLVGLKAVIDDFFAAVMVNTEDQAIRGNRLSLLKEVDELFMSFADFSQIMVQGR encoded by the coding sequence GGCAAGGTGATCTCCTCACCTACCGTGGCCGAGTTGCTGCTGGAAATCGGCGTTGAAGAACTTCCCTATCAGTTTATTGCTCCTGCGCTGGCGTCACTCAAGGAATCAGCCGAACGTCTATTCAACGATCAGCGGCTCACCTTTCAGTCTGTCCGCACCATGGGAACGCCGCGCCGACTCACGATAGTGGTCGATGGTCTGGCGGCGAGACAGGCTTCCATGGTGAAAGAAGCGATGGGGCCATCGAAGGCCGTCGCGTTCGACCAAACCGGTCAGCCGACCAGGGCTGCCATTGGATTTGCTGCAGGGCAGGGTGTCGCGGTTCAGGAACTCCAAGTACGTCAGACTCCGAAGGGAGAGTACCTTTTTGCCGTGAAACGTGAAGAAGGTCATCCAGCTGCCGCTGTGCTGATCGATACACTGCCGCAACTGGTGTCGAACCTCGCATTTCCCAAAGCGATGAAATGGAATGAGACCGGTGTGCGCTTTGCCCGTCCGATCCGGTGGCTAGTGGCGCTCTATGGAGGCTCGGTGCTTCCGATCGAAGCGGCCGGCATTAAAGCATCGAATCAGACGAAAGGCCATAGGGTCTTGGGCGGCGGGAAGTGGGTATCTATTCGAGATGCTGCCTCCTATATCAGGACGTTGGAGCGCCAGGGCGTCATTGTCGACCCGCAGCGCCGCCGCAACCTGATCGAGGAACAGATCGCCGCCATTTGCGATAAGACCGGATTTCAGTTGAACGAAGACGAAGCCCTGCTCGATCAGGCGGTGTACTCGACGGAGCAGCCCATCTCGGTCATCGGGTCGTTCAAGGACGCTTATCTGGATGTGCCGGAGGAGATTCTGATCACTTCGATGAAGGAACACCAAGGATTTTTTTCCTTGCGTCAGAAGAATACCGGCAAACTCGCGGCTCATTTCATTGCCGTGGTGAACAACCGTGCTAAGGACATGGCGCTCATTCGCGAAGGCAACGAGCGAGTGCTGGCGGCCCGATTGGCCGACGCGAAGTTCTTTTTCGACGAAGATCGGAAGGTGCGCCTCGAAGAGCGGACGAAGAAGTTGGGTGGAGTAACTTTCCACCGGAAGCTCGGTACGATGGCGCAAAAACAGGAGCGAGTGAGGAAACTGGCCGGCTTCATTGTCGGGCTCCTGTATCCTGGGCAAGATGAACTTCGACAAGTTTGTAATCGAGCGGCGTCGTTGTCCAAGACCGATCTCGTGACCGGTATTGTGGGTGAGTTTCCAGAGTTGCAAGGCATCATGGGCGGCGAGTACGCACGTCATGATGGAGAATCTGCTGCGGTGGCTCACGCCATTCGAGAGCAGTATCTTCCCAAGGCGATTGAAGGAGAATTGCCCACAACGCCGGCGGGACAGATTCTTTCCTTAGCCGATCGGCTGGATACCATTGCTGCGTTTTTTCACGTCGGTATCGTGCCGACCGGATCGGAAGATCCTTTTGCGCTTCGACGACATGCAACGGCGATTGTTCGGATTATTCTTGAAGCGAATCTTCGAATGGATTTATCGCAATACATTACTCATTCAAGAAATCTCATATCCGATGACGGCTTCAAGGGGCTGCCGGATTCTGCGCAACAAGGCGTACGTCGAACCACTGAATTCATCCTGGACCGTGTTCGACATTACGGTCGAATGATTCACCGCTTGAGAGACGATATTGTCGATGCGGTACTCCAGCCGGTTCGTGACAAGCCGCTGGATCTCGTCGATCTTGTGCAGAAGATGAGAGCCCTCGAAGCCGTGACGAAGAAGCCGGAATTCGATCCCTTGATCGTCGGTTTCAAGCGGACACATCGGTTGGTGGAAAAGGAACAGTGGGAACGCCGATCAGTCGATGCGGCGATGTTTCAGCATCCGTCTGAGTTGGCGCTTCACAAGGCGGTCTCCGACGAGCGAGGGAGGATGGGATCGGCCTTGGAAATGGGCGACTATGACAAGGCGCTGGATTCCTTGGTAGGGCTCAAGGCTGTCATCGATGACTTTTTTGCGGCAGTGATGGTGAATACGGAAGATCAGGCTATCCGAGGCAATAGACTGTCGCTGCTCAAAGAGGTCGATGAGTTGTTCATGTCGTTCGCGGACTTTTCTCAGATTATGGTACAAGGGCGGTAG